The Sphaerisporangium siamense genome includes the window GGGAGGCGCCGCGGCGCGCCGCCTGAACGCCGCTCGCCCGCCGCCCGGGCGCGGTCCGTTCGCGGCCGGAGCGCCGCCGCTCACCGGGCGTGCGCGCCCGGCCCCGTGCCGTGCCGGCCGCGCGAAACGGGCCGCCGCCACGTGCGAAGATCCACCGGCGGGGCGGTGACCAGCCTCGATTCCCGGCGGGGGCCGGGCGGCCCGCGCTAAGCTCGGCAGGACGTCGAGACATCGGGGGTAACGTGCGGCGCGGCCGTATCATCGCGATCACGTCCGTCGCGGCCGTCGTGGTCGCGGGCGCCGCCGCCGGAGGCGCCTACTACGTCCTGCGCACCAAGGGAAGCGCGCAGGAGACCGCGCGCCACTTCGCCGCCGCCTGGGAGCGCGGCGACCTGGCCGCCATGAAGGCCGACCTGGCCGCGCCGGCGAGCGGCTTCGACGCCCTGTACGCCGAGGTGGCGAAGAATCTCGGGGTGTCGCGCACCGGCGTGCGCCTCGGCCGGGTCGCCCCGGCCGGGGACGACCGCGCGACCGCCGCCTACACCGCCACCCTGGCGTTGAAGGACACCGGCCGGTGGACCTACACCGGCGCGCTGGACCTGGTGGTGAAGGACCGCCAGTGGAAGGTCGCCTGGACGCCGGCCGCGGTGCACCCCGCGCTCACCGCCGCCACCCACCTGGACCTGAAGACCACCTGGCCCGAGCGCGCGCCGATCGCGGACTCCTCCGGCGCCCGCATCGACGGGCCCTCCGCGGGCGGCTCGGTGCAGCAGCTCGTCGGCTACCTGGACAAGGCCACCGCCAAGGACGTCGCCAAGCTCGGCGCGCCCTACCGGCCGGGCGACGCGATCGGCAGGGCGGGCCTGCAGCAGACCTTCCAGGAGCAGCTCGCCGGGACGCCCGCCACGCAGGTCGTGGTCACCGACGGCGCCAAGAAGGCTTCGCGGACGCTGACCACCATCGAAGGCTCCCCAGGGCGGCCGGTGCGCACCAGCCTGGACCCGCGGGCGCAGCGGGCCGCGGTCGCCGCGGTGCGCGACCTGCCCAAGCCCGCCTCCCTGGTGGCGATCCGGCCCTCCAGCGGCGAGATCCTGGCCGTGGTGAACAACCGCGGGGGCTTCAACCGCGCGCTCGACGGCCGCTACCCTCCCGGGTCGACGTTCAAGACCGTCACCGCGGCGGGGCTGATCGCCGCGGGCGTCACTCCGGGGCAGAAGGTCACCTGCCCCAAGAAGGTCAACGTGGGCGGGCTGGAGATCCGCAACTCCGACCACGAGGCGTTCGGCTCGCTGTCCTTCCTGGACTCCTACGCCCACTCCTGCAACACCACCTTCGCGCCGCTTGCGGCCCGCCACCTGGGCGAGGGCGGGCTGGAGCGCATCGCCGGGCGGCTGGGCTTCAACCAGCCGCTGGACATCGGCGTCCCGGCGACCCGGGGCAGCATGCCCGCGCCGACCGGCCTCGCCGACCTGGCGGCCGAGTCCTTCGGCCAGGGGCGCATCACCGCCAGCCCGCTGGTGATGGCCACCGTGGCCGCCGCGGTGGCCGACGGGTCCTGGCGCCCGCCCACGCTGGTGCCCGCGCTGCCGCAGAAGGCCGCGCCGCAGCCGCTGCCGCCGGGCGTGGCCGGGCATCTGCGCACGATGATGGCCGCGGTGGTCACCAAGGGGACGGCCAAGCGTGCGGGGCTGCCCGCGGGCACCGTCGGCAAGACCGGCACCGCCGAGTTCGGCACCGGGCCCAAGCTGGACTCCCACGCGTGGTTCATCGGTTTCCGCGGCGAGGTGGCCTTCGCGGTGGTGGTGGAGGCCGGAGGGATGGGCGGCGAGGTCGCCGCGCCGGTGGCGGCACGTTTCCTGCGCGGCCTCGGCCGCTGACCGGGGCGCGCCCCGGCGTCACATCGGCAGGGCCGCCGCCTCGTTGCGGAACACCATGATCAGCAACGTCGCGATGAGGGTGGCGATCAGGATCCAGCTCACCAGGATGATGATCGTCGACCTGCTCGGGCCCCTGCGCCGGCGGCCGGCGCCGGCGGCACGGGCGGCGCGGGCGGCGCGCTTGCGGTCGCCGGCCTCCTTGCGCACGACGCGCTCGTTGAACGACTCCAGGCGGGCGGCCAGCCGGGGGTCGTCATCGGTGAGATGACTCTCGATCTGGGCGAGCAAGCGCTCCTCGTCCTGCGACCAGGCCATGCCGAACCTCCCGGCGACGCAAGCGGTGTGAGCACGATCCTCCCCATGATGAAGATCTTTAGCCTTCCCGTGGTCCGCTTTTTGCCCGGCGTTTCGCTGAGTTGCGATCTCGCTCGAATGCCTGTTCTAATCAAGGTCATGCGCTGGGACAACTTGCGCCTGACCGATCCGCCGGAGCAGGCGGCGCCGACCGTGCCGCTGATCCCCCGCGGCGCGGTGGCCACCACCTTCGACACCCCCGAGTTCCGCGGCATGACCTTCTACGAGGTCCAGGCCCGCTCGATCATCAACCGCGTCCCGGCGGCCAGCCACGTCCCCTTCCAGTGGACGATCAACCCCTACCGCGGCTGCAGCCACGCCTGCGTGTACTGCTTCGCCCGCCGCAGCCACGAGTACCTCGAAATGGACTCCGGGCGCGACTTCGACTCCAAGATCGTGGTGAAGGTGAACGCGGCCGAACTGGCCCGCCGCGAGCTGGCCGCGCCGCGCTGGGGCGGCCACCCGATCGCCATGGGCACCAACGTCGACTGCTACCAGCGCGCCGAAGGCCGCTACCGGCTGATGCCGGGCGTCCTCGCCGCGCTGCGCGACTTCCGCAACCCCTTCTCCATCCTCACCAAGGGCGCGCTGATCCTGCGCGACCTGGAATTGCTGGCCGAGGCCGCCGAGGTCACCGACGTCGGCACCGCGGTGTCGGTGGGGTTCACCGACGACGAGCTGTGGCGGGCGGTCGAGCCCGGCACGCCCCGTCCGTCCCGCCGCCTGGAGGTCTGCGCCACCCTGGCGGCCCGGGGGCTGCGGTG containing:
- a CDS encoding DUF3040 domain-containing protein, whose product is MAWSQDEERLLAQIESHLTDDDPRLAARLESFNERVVRKEAGDRKRAARAARAAGAGRRRRGPSRSTIIILVSWILIATLIATLLIMVFRNEAAALPM
- a CDS encoding Rv2578c family radical SAM protein, yielding MRWDNLRLTDPPEQAAPTVPLIPRGAVATTFDTPEFRGMTFYEVQARSIINRVPAASHVPFQWTINPYRGCSHACVYCFARRSHEYLEMDSGRDFDSKIVVKVNAAELARRELAAPRWGGHPIAMGTNVDCYQRAEGRYRLMPGVLAALRDFRNPFSILTKGALILRDLELLAEAAEVTDVGTAVSVGFTDDELWRAVEPGTPRPSRRLEVCATLAARGLRCSVLMAPILPYLSDSPARLARTVRAIAEAGATGVTPIVLHLRPGAREWFMAWLAREHPGLVPRYQELYGRGAYAPKAYQQRVAGQVRELAEACGLGGRSSSSSRGAPPGPPASAGPEQLTLL
- a CDS encoding penicillin-binding transpeptidase domain-containing protein; the protein is MRRGRIIAITSVAAVVVAGAAAGGAYYVLRTKGSAQETARHFAAAWERGDLAAMKADLAAPASGFDALYAEVAKNLGVSRTGVRLGRVAPAGDDRATAAYTATLALKDTGRWTYTGALDLVVKDRQWKVAWTPAAVHPALTAATHLDLKTTWPERAPIADSSGARIDGPSAGGSVQQLVGYLDKATAKDVAKLGAPYRPGDAIGRAGLQQTFQEQLAGTPATQVVVTDGAKKASRTLTTIEGSPGRPVRTSLDPRAQRAAVAAVRDLPKPASLVAIRPSSGEILAVVNNRGGFNRALDGRYPPGSTFKTVTAAGLIAAGVTPGQKVTCPKKVNVGGLEIRNSDHEAFGSLSFLDSYAHSCNTTFAPLAARHLGEGGLERIAGRLGFNQPLDIGVPATRGSMPAPTGLADLAAESFGQGRITASPLVMATVAAAVADGSWRPPTLVPALPQKAAPQPLPPGVAGHLRTMMAAVVTKGTAKRAGLPAGTVGKTGTAEFGTGPKLDSHAWFIGFRGEVAFAVVVEAGGMGGEVAAPVAARFLRGLGR